TTCCGAATCCAGCCTTCGGCTTGTAGAGTGGTTTTCTTACGAAAATGCGGATACTACTGACAAAGATTCTATTCAGAAATACCTTAAAATAGCGGCTAATCAAAATGATTCGACCGGATTATACTTGTATGGTGTTTCCTTAGCACGTGGTTTGTATGGCAAACGCGACCCTAAGCAGGCCGTTTTGTATCTAAATAAAGCTGCTGACAAAAATCATCCATTAGCTATTCGGGTGCTGATGGAGTTATATTCGGAAAAACCAGATCCTTTTTTAAGCCCCAATGAACGTGTTAAGTTGGATTCTACGAAGGCATTGCAGTATGCCATTCGTGGGGCAAAACTCTACGACACGCCTTGCCTCATGCACGCAGCACACGCCTATCACACCGGAGGCGGCACTAAGCGTAATGACACCTTAGCAGTAGCTTGGTTAGATACCGCTGCTACACATAACCGCTATATTCTGGCACAACTCAAGATGGGAGACTGGTTCCTGACCAATGAAACGGTATTCGGAGTAGATTGGAACCGCGCCAAAAAATATTATGCAATGGCTTCAGAAAACCCCATTGCCGAACATGAACATAACGTCTTGGGAAAAATTGGAGTGCATGAAGCGACCCAAAATCCCAAACGACTGTTAAACTGGTATTTTAAAATTTGCTCCGTACTTTGGTCTGAAGTTCCTCTTTATAGCGTTCAATATCGCCGATAATGTAATGAAACCGAATGTTCCCCTAAACTTTATAGAGTTTCTAAAAAAGAATTATATTGATGCAGAAAAGTTTAGCCAATCAGAACCAGAATGTTGGCTAAACCTGCAAAATGAATACAATCAACTGGGGATGGTATCTTTTCGCCAGCGAAAGAAATTTGTCATAAATTCATGGAGAAAAAAATATCCTTATTAGGTTCTGGCTATGAATAAGATAAAGATGGAATATAACTTTCATACTTTCTGAATCATAACCTATTATTCACTTAAAATATTCTAAAAACTAAATTAGCCTTTCTTTTTTGAAGTCATTGTGCAATAGAAATATGACTTAGCAAAAATTTATCTAAATAGTAGAG
The Bacteroidia bacterium DNA segment above includes these coding regions:
- a CDS encoding sel1 repeat family protein, which produces MNQPQIYRRFAIYGRMLRAIAVWSWVVLGYSIFLTNYGYSQNQINLDSLRIESQKGNSESSLRLVEWFSYENADTTDKDSIQKYLKIAANQNDSTGLYLYGVSLARGLYGKRDPKQAVLYLNKAADKNHPLAIRVLMELYSEKPDPFLSPNERVKLDSTKALQYAIRGAKLYDTPCLMHAAHAYHTGGGTKRNDTLAVAWLDTAATHNRYILAQLKMGDWFLTNETVFGVDWNRAKKYYAMASENPIAEHEHNVLGKIGVHEATQNPKRLLNWYFKICSVLWSEVPLYSVQYRR